GAGTAGGAACTGCATCCGGTGGGGCAGCTCCTGCGCCCGCTCCGGAGAGAAAAAATAGGGGTCGATGACAAATACTGGGATCACTTCACCGTCTTTGACGGCTGCTTGAAGAGGGCCATGATCGCTGACTCTTAAATCTTTCCCTCGAAACCAAACCAGCGTACGCATGAATTCACCGACTTTACCAAAAGTGCCTTAGTTGTCTTTTACGAAGGGTAGTCTGGAAAGCAAAATCAAGAGAGCTGTGACCGGTAAATCTTAGTCTTTGAGCCCGGCGACAATGCTTTCGATACTGGGGTGGTCCCCGCTGGTTTCACTGACGTACGCAAAGGAAACGTCTTGGCCGGGCTGACGGATGACAAACACGCCTCCTTGCTGCCATGGATCTCCTTTGAGCCCAGTCTGCTTGTGACCTGACCGGGTGGCGCGAAATGCATTCCCAAGACTCGAGAGTTTGAACGTTGATGCAACACCGCGTTTGAGGCCGGCCAACTTGTAGGCTTCGAGTTCGGGATCGACGTAGACTGGAAAGCTTAGGTTTTCATCTTGGATGAATGCTTTCGCGTGATGTGGTTTGCCGTTTCCGACCACAACCAGTTGCGCGCCAAGATCTGTGATTTTGTGAAGTTCGTCCCGCAACTGCGTGACCTGCTCGCGGCAAAAGAGTCAGCCAAAATGTCGGATGAAGACGAGTACGGTGTCTTGGTCTTGCCAGCTTTGTGCAAGAGGCAGCCGCTCTCCGTCAGGGCTTAAAACTTCAGCCTGTCCTAGTTCTTGGAGAAAAGACATCGATGACTCTCACTTTCTTTGACGAGACGGTTCTGTCCCCGCTTAGCATGGGAACGAACGGCTATGCCGTCAAGTCCCTGGGCTCATCGACGGCCCCTCTATTCTTGCAGATCTCTGGACAGATGCCAGTAGCCTGCTAATCTTTTGGTCGAGCAAACTTATGAAAGTAGATGTCTGATGGAAACTTGGGGTGCAGGGTCTTTTGAAAATGTCATAGCGCAGTTATGGCTCATCAAATTGGTAGATGGCAGCGATGTAGAGCCACTTGTGCAAGCTTTAGAGGCCGTCAAGGCTGCCGAAAATGAGGTACCGAGTCCGCTGGCTTGTAAAGCGATTGCTGCGGCCGAGTTGGTAGCATCACTCAACCCTGATTCTAAAGTCTCGTTGCCAGACGATATTTCTGCTTGGTTTAGCAAAAAGAAGCTTCGACCCACTCAAGACCTTCTCTCACTGGCTCGTGATGCAGTGGAACGCGTAGGTTCGGAATCTTCGCAGCTGCGCCAGCACTGGGATAATCAGCCTCGGGGCGGAAAAGAATGGGTACGCTTG
This genomic window from Deltaproteobacteria bacterium contains:
- a CDS encoding DUF4259 domain-containing protein, with amino-acid sequence METWGAGSFENVIAQLWLIKLVDGSDVEPLVQALEAVKAAENEVPSPLACKAIAAAELVASLNPDSKVSLPDDISAWFSKKKLRPTQDLLSLARDAVERVGSESSQLRQHWDNQPRGGKEWVRLVGQLKCELEYDAPRGLIGDKSWWRFWN
- a CDS encoding redoxin domain-containing protein, whose product is MRDELHKITDLGAQLVVVGNGKPHHAKAFIQDENLSFPVYVDPELEAYKLAGLKRGVASTFKLSSLGNAFRATRSGHKQTGLKGDPWQQGGVFVIRQPGQDVSFAYVSETSGDHPSIESIVAGLKD